One Methylosarcina fibrata AML-C10 DNA segment encodes these proteins:
- a CDS encoding bifunctional protein-serine/threonine kinase/phosphatase, with product MSAPELKASIGFACDKGIKTDNEDFFGSLIPKGHQLNYKGITAAIADGMSASEAGKLASHCCVASFLSDYYSTPDSWSVKYAVEKILSATNSWLFSQGQNRFQSVKGMVSTLTVLVLKSATAHIFHVGDSRIYRWRDGNLEQITRDHRVWISHDKNYLSRAMGIEPRLEVDYHALPLAKGDLFLMTTDGVHDFLDEKSLKKQLQEKADLTLTAEHIVREALTNNSDDNLTCVLVAVDEVPTAREDEVLRRHTNLPFPPLLTGGMVVDGYRIEKELHASKRTQIYLAFDTHTSTRVILKTPSVLYEDDPHYIEHFLYEEWAGKRLAHDHVVKVLGADREKSFIYYVTEYLEGPTLRQWMDDHPAPDLKEARKIIEQIARGLRAFHRMEMLHQDLKPENIMFDRNGAVKIIDFGSVKIAGISELTPLERSEDENVLGTLNYTAPEYHLGLRGGVKSDLYSLGVIAYEMINGALPFGRNMPEKPNRIRLEKLRYVPSIHCNPMVPVWIDGALKKATAIVPEFRYDHLSEFLYDLSTPNPAFLRGEHAVPLLQRNPLLVWRSLFLLSLLANIVSVYFLVR from the coding sequence ATGTCGGCACCCGAACTCAAGGCCAGCATCGGATTTGCCTGCGACAAAGGCATTAAAACCGATAACGAGGATTTTTTCGGATCCCTGATACCGAAAGGACATCAATTGAACTACAAAGGCATTACCGCGGCGATTGCGGACGGCATGAGCGCGAGCGAAGCCGGAAAACTGGCGAGTCATTGCTGCGTGGCCAGTTTTTTAAGCGATTATTACAGCACGCCCGATTCCTGGTCGGTCAAATACGCCGTGGAGAAAATTCTTTCGGCGACGAATTCCTGGCTGTTCAGCCAGGGGCAAAACCGCTTCCAGTCGGTGAAAGGCATGGTCAGCACGCTGACCGTCCTAGTCCTGAAATCGGCTACGGCCCACATCTTTCACGTCGGCGATTCCAGAATCTACCGCTGGCGGGACGGCAATCTCGAACAGATCACGAGGGATCATCGCGTCTGGATATCGCACGATAAAAATTATCTGAGCCGGGCGATGGGCATCGAACCGCGCCTGGAAGTCGATTATCACGCACTGCCGCTGGCCAAAGGCGACCTTTTTTTGATGACCACCGACGGAGTTCACGATTTTCTCGATGAAAAATCGTTAAAAAAACAACTTCAGGAAAAGGCCGATCTGACTTTGACCGCCGAACACATCGTCCGTGAAGCCTTGACCAACAACAGCGACGACAATCTGACCTGTGTCCTGGTTGCGGTCGACGAGGTGCCGACGGCCAGGGAAGACGAAGTGCTCCGACGTCACACCAATTTGCCCTTTCCGCCGCTGTTGACCGGCGGTATGGTCGTCGACGGCTACCGGATCGAAAAAGAACTGCACGCCAGCAAGCGCACCCAGATTTATCTCGCGTTCGATACCCATACATCCACGCGAGTGATATTAAAAACTCCGTCCGTTCTCTATGAGGACGATCCTCATTACATCGAGCATTTTCTCTATGAAGAATGGGCCGGGAAGCGCCTTGCGCATGATCATGTGGTGAAAGTGCTGGGGGCCGACCGGGAAAAAAGCTTCATCTATTACGTCACGGAATATCTGGAAGGGCCTACCTTACGGCAATGGATGGACGACCATCCCGCTCCCGACCTCAAGGAAGCCAGGAAAATTATTGAGCAGATCGCCCGGGGACTGCGTGCGTTTCATCGTATGGAAATGCTGCACCAGGATCTAAAACCCGAGAATATCATGTTCGACCGGAACGGCGCGGTTAAAATAATCGATTTCGGCTCAGTCAAAATCGCCGGTATTTCGGAGCTGACTCCATTGGAACGTTCCGAGGACGAGAATGTGCTCGGAACCTTGAATTATACCGCTCCGGAGTATCATCTGGGACTGCGCGGAGGAGTCAAATCGGATTTATATTCTCTAGGCGTCATCGCTTATGAAATGATCAACGGGGCCCTGCCTTTCGGCCGCAACATGCCGGAAAAACCGAACCGGATCCGTCTGGAAAAACTTCGCTACGTGCCGAGCATTCATTGCAACCCGATGGTGCCTGTCTGGATCGACGGCGCTCTCAAAAAAGCCACGGCGATCGTTCCCGAGTTCCGCTACGATCACTTGTCGGAGTTTCTATACGATTTGTCCACCCCGAATCCGGCTTTTTTGCGTGGAGAACACGCAGTTCCGTTACTTCAGAGAAATCCCTTGCTGGTCTGGAGAAGCCTGTTTCTGCTTTCGCTGCTGGCCAATATCGTTTCGGTTTATTTTTTGGTGCGTTAA
- a CDS encoding DUF2780 domain-containing protein, with amino-acid sequence MKTKKIITTQSLMLLAMGFAGCTGPGGTGYNPAVPGTSSALGQTSQILGAANQAVQTGQQAVNTAQALQTVSLTDLLAQQLGVTQTQAQTGAGALFQLAKTRMQSETFAQLEQAVPGVSSMIQAAQQVQQNSALGGMSSVPGLSGSTAGNLLSTASLFQQQGMSANMVQRFIPVMVDYVTTHGGTVLSNSLNAALLGQ; translated from the coding sequence ATGAAAACAAAAAAAATTATTACAACACAATCTCTTATGCTTCTGGCAATGGGCTTTGCAGGATGCACCGGCCCGGGCGGAACCGGTTACAATCCGGCCGTTCCCGGAACGTCTTCGGCGCTGGGACAGACCAGCCAGATTCTGGGCGCGGCCAACCAGGCCGTGCAAACCGGTCAGCAGGCGGTCAATACGGCGCAGGCGTTGCAGACGGTCAGTTTGACCGATTTATTGGCACAGCAGTTGGGAGTCACCCAGACGCAGGCTCAAACCGGCGCGGGCGCCTTGTTTCAACTGGCTAAAACCCGGATGCAATCCGAAACCTTCGCCCAGCTTGAGCAGGCTGTGCCGGGCGTGTCTTCGATGATTCAGGCGGCGCAGCAAGTTCAGCAGAATTCGGCTCTGGGCGGCATGTCTTCCGTGCCCGGCCTTTCAGGCAGTACCGCCGGCAATCTCCTGTCGACGGCGTCCTTGTTTCAGCAGCAGGGCATGTCGGCAAACATGGTGCAGCGATTTATCCCGGTGATGGTGGATTACGTCACCACCCACGGCGGCACTGTGCTGTCGAATTCCTTGAACGCCGCATTGCTCGGGCAATAA
- a CDS encoding cytochrome-c peroxidase: MKKNTTLLMIVTAASWISSQAATLPTAPTDADYYNNGAPSAEKVELGRLLFFDKILSGNKNISCGTCHHPAFAGGDGLSVSIGEGGVGLGSARTTGSGSSAIKARIGRNSPGLFNLGAKEFTKLNWQGRHQQNTKGLSLPCSNGRNNVCPTGLENVIAGQNIFPLVNIDEMPGQTGENDVINAVPTGTAGVNRFPYMWEAIMARLRAIPDYVTKFKTVFPDVTDSSKMKIQHLTNALAAFEATAFRADNSPFHRYLRGETTALTSAQVTGMNLFYGSANCASCHSGKFLTNQNFAAIAMPQLGPGVFVSGRATAQRDVGRYEVTGSTADKYKFRVPSLINVAQTAPYGHAGAYATLDAVIRHHLDPVNSFKTWDRSQAILPAMPSGVVVNDFAVMDDSTKSNEITTANKLAKSTLSDTDISNLIEFLNALTDQDALDNLMEQVPTSVPSGLTVAD; encoded by the coding sequence ATGAAAAAGAACACCACTTTATTGATGATCGTTACTGCCGCCTCCTGGATCAGCAGCCAGGCGGCAACTCTTCCCACCGCCCCAACCGACGCGGATTACTATAACAACGGCGCCCCTTCAGCCGAGAAGGTCGAACTGGGCCGGCTGCTGTTTTTCGACAAGATTCTCAGCGGCAACAAGAACATTTCCTGCGGCACCTGCCATCATCCGGCGTTTGCAGGCGGCGACGGACTCTCCGTCTCCATCGGGGAAGGCGGCGTCGGCCTCGGCAGTGCGCGCACCACCGGCAGCGGCAGCAGCGCCATCAAGGCCCGGATCGGACGCAACTCTCCGGGGCTGTTCAATCTCGGGGCCAAGGAGTTTACCAAGTTGAACTGGCAGGGCCGGCACCAGCAAAACACCAAAGGCTTGTCTCTGCCCTGCTCCAATGGCCGAAATAACGTCTGTCCGACCGGCCTCGAAAACGTCATCGCCGGCCAGAACATCTTCCCGCTGGTCAACATCGACGAGATGCCGGGGCAAACCGGCGAGAACGACGTCATCAACGCCGTACCGACCGGCACCGCCGGAGTCAACCGCTTCCCCTACATGTGGGAAGCGATCATGGCCCGGCTGCGCGCGATTCCTGACTATGTCACAAAGTTCAAGACCGTTTTTCCGGACGTAACCGATTCCAGCAAGATGAAGATCCAGCACCTGACTAATGCGCTTGCCGCCTTTGAAGCGACCGCATTCCGTGCCGACAATAGCCCGTTTCATCGCTATCTGCGCGGTGAAACCACGGCGCTGACTTCGGCTCAGGTGACCGGAATGAATTTGTTCTACGGTAGCGCCAACTGCGCGAGCTGCCACAGCGGCAAGTTCCTGACCAATCAAAACTTCGCCGCCATCGCCATGCCGCAGTTGGGACCCGGCGTTTTCGTTTCCGGACGCGCTACCGCGCAGCGGGACGTCGGCCGCTACGAAGTGACCGGCTCCACCGCCGACAAATACAAGTTCCGCGTGCCTTCGCTGATTAATGTGGCACAGACCGCGCCTTACGGCCATGCCGGCGCCTATGCCACGCTCGATGCGGTAATCCGGCATCATCTCGATCCGGTGAACTCGTTCAAGACCTGGGACCGCAGTCAGGCCATCCTGCCTGCAATGCCGAGCGGCGTAGTCGTCAACGACTTCGCGGTCATGGATGATTCGACCAAGTCGAACGAGATCACCACCGCCAACAAACTTGCCAAATCCACACTCAGCGATACCGACATCAGTAATCTGATCGAGTTTTTGAATGCCCTGACCGATCAGGATGCGCTGGATAACTTGATGGAACAGGTGCCTACCTCGGTACCGAGCGGTTTGACGGTAGCGGACTGA
- a CDS encoding DUF2490 domain-containing protein, which yields MAKTAEDFQTWGNITATGSLGVFSPELKNFKYWLEGQGRFGEDTSRFSQGMLRTGLGYALDGNTSLWLGYAFIPTEEPFTTMPFDEHRIWQQLLWNKIFSFGTITSRSRFEQRFAQTGDDVGWRFRQLLKISSPLPFAPDFSLVATDEYFANLNRTDWGADDGFDQNRLFTGIGYNFNKNVKTEIGYMNQYIRKNQAPDRISHILSVNLYLNY from the coding sequence ATGGCTAAAACCGCGGAAGACTTCCAAACTTGGGGCAACATTACCGCTACGGGAAGTCTCGGAGTGTTCAGTCCGGAATTGAAAAACTTTAAATATTGGCTGGAAGGGCAGGGCCGTTTCGGCGAGGACACTTCCCGATTTTCTCAAGGCATGCTGCGTACCGGCCTCGGTTATGCCCTCGACGGCAATACCAGCCTCTGGCTCGGTTACGCCTTCATTCCCACCGAAGAACCTTTTACCACGATGCCTTTCGACGAACACCGGATCTGGCAGCAATTGCTTTGGAACAAGATTTTTTCTTTCGGCACGATCACCAGCCGCAGCCGTTTCGAACAGCGCTTTGCCCAGACCGGCGACGACGTCGGCTGGCGCTTTCGGCAATTGCTGAAAATCTCGTCGCCGTTGCCGTTTGCGCCGGATTTCAGTCTCGTGGCCACCGACGAATATTTCGCCAATCTGAACCGGACCGACTGGGGCGCGGACGACGGCTTTGATCAGAATCGGCTGTTTACCGGAATCGGTTATAATTTCAATAAAAACGTCAAAACCGAAATCGGCTACATGAATCAGTACATCCGAAAGAATCAGGCACCCGACAGGATAAGCCATATCTTGTCGGTGAATCTTTATTTGAACTATTGA
- a CDS encoding NarK family nitrate/nitrite MFS transporter, which translates to MFSQQLNLLAFSGKIKILHMTWMAFFISFVVWFNHAPLMLMIAKTLGMNEAQIKTILILNVALTIPARIVIGILVDKFGPKRTYSTLLAAGSVPCFMFAFAENFHQLALARFLLGFIGAGFVIGIRMVGEWFPARQVGIAEGIYGGWGNFGSAGAALALPPLALIFGGDDGWRYAVALTGAVSLLYAVVYFFSVSDTPKGSTYFKPKKAGAMEVTSYGDLIFYIVMTLPLYAALTLLTWKLSPAGVNLLPETPALVAYAAIWILYFYNVHKIIHINKEHLRHPIEEIHQYKFKQVAILDLAYLITFGSELAVVSMLPLFFYNTFHESQGLTMLQAGLLGGSFAIMNLIARPMGGWFSDRFGRKRSLNVVIVGLTAGFFLMSQIHSEWPLLLAVATTVACSLFVQAGCGTVFAMVPLIKRRMTGQIAGMVGAYGNVGGVFFLTVLSFFTPSEFFMIIGATAFLVLLAVQFIDEPKGHMVEIQEDGSIEMIEVN; encoded by the coding sequence ATGTTTTCTCAACAGTTAAACCTGCTGGCTTTTTCAGGCAAGATAAAAATTCTGCATATGACCTGGATGGCTTTTTTTATCAGTTTCGTCGTTTGGTTCAACCATGCGCCGCTGATGTTGATGATCGCGAAAACCCTGGGCATGAACGAAGCGCAAATCAAGACCATCCTGATTTTGAACGTCGCCCTGACCATTCCGGCCCGGATCGTCATCGGCATTCTGGTCGACAAATTCGGGCCCAAACGAACTTATTCGACGCTACTGGCGGCTGGCAGCGTGCCCTGCTTCATGTTCGCCTTCGCCGAAAATTTTCACCAGTTGGCTCTAGCCCGCTTTTTGCTGGGCTTCATCGGTGCCGGTTTCGTCATCGGCATTCGCATGGTGGGAGAATGGTTTCCGGCCCGGCAAGTCGGGATCGCCGAAGGCATTTACGGCGGCTGGGGCAACTTCGGTTCGGCGGGCGCCGCGCTGGCTCTGCCGCCTCTCGCCCTGATTTTCGGAGGCGACGACGGCTGGCGTTATGCCGTTGCGCTCACCGGCGCCGTCTCGCTGCTCTACGCGGTAGTTTATTTCTTCAGCGTGTCCGACACCCCGAAAGGTTCGACCTATTTCAAGCCCAAAAAAGCGGGAGCGATGGAAGTGACCAGCTACGGCGATTTGATTTTCTACATAGTGATGACCTTGCCGCTCTATGCGGCCCTGACCTTGTTAACCTGGAAACTATCGCCGGCAGGAGTCAATTTGTTGCCCGAAACGCCGGCCCTTGTAGCCTATGCCGCCATCTGGATTCTTTATTTCTACAATGTCCATAAAATCATTCACATCAATAAAGAACACCTGCGGCATCCGATCGAAGAGATCCATCAATACAAATTCAAGCAAGTTGCGATTCTGGATCTGGCCTATCTTATTACCTTCGGTTCGGAACTGGCGGTCGTGTCGATGCTTCCGTTGTTCTTTTATAATACCTTCCATGAATCCCAGGGGCTGACGATGCTGCAGGCCGGTTTGCTGGGCGGCAGTTTCGCGATCATGAATCTGATTGCGCGGCCCATGGGAGGATGGTTCAGCGATCGTTTCGGCCGCAAAAGATCGTTGAATGTCGTGATCGTGGGCTTGACCGCAGGATTTTTCCTGATGTCGCAAATCCATTCGGAATGGCCTCTACTCCTGGCCGTAGCGACGACGGTGGCCTGTTCGCTGTTCGTGCAGGCCGGCTGCGGCACCGTTTTCGCGATGGTGCCTTTGATCAAGCGCCGCATGACCGGGCAGATCGCCGGGATGGTGGGGGCTTACGGCAACGTGGGCGGTGTGTTCTTTTTGACGGTATTATCATTCTTTACGCCGTCCGAATTTTTCATGATCATCGGCGCAACCGCCTTTCTGGTGCTGCTGGCGGTACAGTTTATAGACGAGCCCAAAGGCCATATGGTTGAAATTCAGGAAGACGGCTCGATCGAAATGATCGAGGTCAATTAA
- a CDS encoding sensor histidine kinase yields the protein MKSPSYRPVQLRGLMFLGLLLLALAILGSMMWRNLHRFETVLSYVTYSHRIQNVSMSLQQSLIEYLSESVTAAYPEVLTRTIASLTHTMSQMDALTTDSDLLPARVRQSMATVRSMLSDVHNLDRIEKNSRLIGALKLMSETLDREALQQEKLLADISRDTETELSMATITFAVILLVAFLYFQRRILHPLNDLKTLLQRLSDENYTRITTDHLDPLLLPVFNSYNEMVNRLAELEEEKRVYAQSLQREVRIATQALLEQQASLARAERLAAIGEVAAELAHEIRNPLAGIQIAFSNLRREIDDNAQCERMEMIGSELKRLARLLNDMLDQSRHSPEASSMIDVAVLIRDLAALTRYQIAENLALEVDVPSSLPACLPESGLRQALLNLLLNAAEALEGQAGSIGIRARKNEHGVQIEIFDNGPGFSREMLEHGIRPFRTSRQRGTGLGLAMVQRFVKDLGGTVKLANRESRGAQVSLFLPAGCPTGNHS from the coding sequence ATGAAATCGCCATCCTATCGTCCTGTGCAATTGCGGGGACTGATGTTTCTCGGGCTGCTGCTGTTGGCGCTGGCCATCCTCGGCAGCATGATGTGGCGCAATCTGCACCGGTTTGAAACGGTTCTGTCCTATGTGACCTATTCTCATCGCATTCAGAACGTATCGATGAGTTTGCAGCAGTCGCTGATCGAATATCTGTCCGAGTCCGTAACCGCCGCCTATCCCGAAGTCCTGACCCGCACCATTGCGTCTTTGACCCATACGATGAGCCAGATGGATGCGTTGACGACCGACAGCGATTTACTGCCCGCTCGCGTCAGACAATCGATGGCCACAGTCAGAAGCATGCTGAGCGATGTCCATAATCTGGACCGGATCGAGAAGAATTCGCGGTTGATCGGCGCCTTGAAATTGATGAGCGAGACGCTGGATCGCGAAGCGTTGCAGCAAGAGAAGCTGTTGGCCGACATCAGCCGCGATACCGAAACCGAATTGTCGATGGCGACCATCACCTTTGCGGTCATTCTCCTCGTTGCCTTTCTGTATTTCCAGCGCAGAATACTGCATCCTCTGAACGATCTAAAAACGTTGTTGCAGCGGCTCAGCGATGAAAATTACACCCGGATCACGACCGATCATCTCGACCCCTTGCTGCTGCCGGTCTTCAACAGTTATAACGAGATGGTCAACCGTCTTGCCGAACTGGAGGAAGAAAAACGCGTTTACGCGCAATCGCTGCAGCGGGAAGTCCGCATAGCGACCCAGGCGCTGCTGGAGCAGCAGGCCAGCCTGGCGCGGGCCGAGCGCCTGGCGGCGATAGGAGAGGTGGCCGCGGAACTGGCTCATGAAATACGCAACCCTCTCGCCGGCATCCAGATTGCTTTCAGCAATTTGCGCCGCGAAATCGACGATAATGCGCAATGCGAGCGCATGGAAATGATCGGCAGCGAACTCAAACGGCTGGCCCGGCTACTCAACGACATGCTCGATCAAAGCCGTCATTCGCCGGAGGCTTCTTCCATGATCGACGTGGCGGTGCTGATCCGGGATCTGGCCGCGCTGACCCGCTATCAGATCGCCGAAAACCTGGCGCTCGAAGTCGACGTACCGTCTTCATTGCCGGCGTGTTTGCCCGAGAGCGGTCTGCGTCAGGCCTTACTGAATCTGCTCCTCAACGCGGCCGAAGCACTGGAAGGCCAAGCCGGATCGATCGGCATCCGGGCGCGAAAAAACGAACACGGCGTGCAGATCGAAATATTCGATAACGGCCCCGGATTTTCCCGGGAAATGCTCGAGCACGGCATCCGTCCGTTCCGGACCAGCCGGCAGCGCGGCACCGGACTCGGCCTGGCGATGGTGCAGCGTTTCGTCAAGGACCTCGGCGGCACCGTTAAGTTGGCCAATCGGGAAAGCCGAGGAGCTCAGGTGTCCCTGTTTTTACCCGCCGGCTGTCCCACTGGAAATCACTCATGA
- a CDS encoding sigma-54-dependent transcriptional regulator: MIKTLLIIEDEKLLGSELSRHYRQSGWEVVLVDTLAAATRVLQKEQLEPLLILSDMNLPDGNALDFMESVKKNAGCAEWLFLTGYGSVPDSVRALRLGAYDFLEKPCDLERLDLVIASAARSALIQRRVQDQTKKEYRRYSPEAYVGRSRQAQEIRNLLLRLTQVPFSALIIGGESGTGKGLAAKILHYGGSRAQQPMIEINCAALPRELLESELFGHEPGAFTGASGRHRGLLEQADGGTLFMDEIGEMPLDLQAKLLKAIEDHKVRRLGGEKEISVDVQILAASNRDLEQMVRDGGFRSDLYHRLSVFRMMLPPLRTAKEDLDELVPLFIAEYNAKAGRQVREVPDEIWTKLKAHHWPGNVRELRNVIERCVLFADGPVFPVQWLQLPGQEPNESKAVDAGNTISLPLDGSMALDDMDRFIIKTALERAGYNLTAAARALGATRETLRYRVRKYNLKSVE, from the coding sequence ATGATTAAAACCTTACTGATTATCGAGGACGAAAAACTGCTCGGCTCGGAGCTCTCCCGCCATTACCGCCAGTCCGGCTGGGAGGTGGTTCTGGTCGATACGCTGGCCGCAGCTACCCGTGTTCTGCAGAAGGAGCAGTTGGAGCCGCTGCTGATCCTGTCCGACATGAATCTGCCGGACGGCAATGCGCTGGATTTCATGGAGTCGGTGAAAAAAAACGCCGGTTGCGCCGAATGGCTGTTTCTGACCGGTTACGGCAGCGTGCCCGACTCGGTTCGCGCCCTGCGGCTCGGCGCCTACGACTTTCTGGAAAAACCCTGCGACCTGGAACGCCTCGATCTGGTAATCGCCAGCGCGGCCCGCAGCGCGCTGATCCAACGGCGGGTGCAGGACCAGACCAAGAAGGAATACCGCCGCTATTCACCGGAAGCTTACGTCGGCCGCAGCCGCCAGGCGCAAGAGATACGCAATCTGTTGTTGCGGCTCACGCAAGTGCCGTTCAGCGCGCTGATCATCGGCGGCGAGAGCGGCACCGGCAAGGGCCTGGCCGCAAAAATCCTGCATTACGGGGGCTCCCGAGCCCAGCAGCCGATGATCGAAATCAACTGCGCCGCGCTGCCCCGTGAACTGCTCGAATCCGAGCTGTTCGGCCACGAGCCGGGCGCCTTTACCGGCGCTTCCGGCCGCCATCGCGGCCTGCTGGAACAGGCGGACGGCGGCACGCTATTCATGGACGAGATCGGCGAAATGCCTCTCGATTTACAGGCCAAGCTGCTCAAAGCCATCGAGGACCACAAGGTGCGTCGGCTCGGCGGAGAAAAGGAAATCAGCGTCGATGTCCAGATTTTAGCCGCCAGCAACCGCGATCTCGAACAGATGGTCAGGGACGGAGGCTTCCGCAGCGACCTGTATCACCGGCTCAGCGTTTTCCGAATGATGCTGCCGCCGCTTAGAACGGCCAAGGAAGACCTCGACGAATTGGTGCCGTTATTCATCGCCGAATACAATGCCAAAGCCGGACGCCAGGTGCGCGAGGTCCCGGACGAGATCTGGACGAAGCTGAAAGCCCATCACTGGCCCGGCAATGTCCGCGAGCTCCGCAACGTCATCGAACGTTGTGTTTTATTCGCCGACGGCCCGGTGTTTCCGGTGCAATGGCTGCAACTGCCGGGACAGGAGCCGAACGAAAGCAAGGCGGTCGACGCCGGAAATACCATTTCCCTGCCGCTGGACGGATCCATGGCGCTGGACGATATGGACCGCTTCATTATCAAAACCGCTCTGGAGCGGGCCGGCTACAATCTGACCGCCGCAGCCAGGGCGTTGGGCGCCACCCGGGAAACTCTGCGCTACCGGGTCAGAAAATATAACTTGAAGAGCGTGGAGTAG
- a CDS encoding ABC transporter ATP-binding protein, producing MRSTQSKTARSPATEPSVLPDGTIRFVWHCLSQFKTWIVLMLFFELGQAIGNILVPYAIKKIMDGVTHPVSNGSLWTDLEKPLWLLAALNLSEILFSRASGAVLITMGPRLRQHTAKSLYAYLQYHSPRFFSEHFAGALAHRITETAVSLNHTLWAVLCDFWPIVITFATSVALLFGVHRNLGQFVAGWVVIYVLVSFWLATRCQPYAQNYAAMRSLVNGKIVDGVTNVMNAKLFARLDYERRYLNGFMESEVNTAQSTFWYMERVRWFQFTAASALKIGTVYYALVLWDKGVIGVGDFTMSTGLALLIIGDARNLSRRFLEFFEYLGNIANGVDTIVKKHEIVDAADAKDLQVSHGRIEFRNVYFSYDGKLPIFENMNVVIEPGQRVGLVGFSGSGKSTFVNLILRNYDPQAGRIFIDDTDIAEVSQDSLHRNLSLIPQDPALFHRSLKENISYGRLEASDEEIVKAAKLAHADEFIRTLPEGYDSLVGERGVKLSGGQRQRIAIARVMLKDAPILILDEATSSLDSITEKAIQENLDRIVGQKTVIAVAHRLSTIAHLDRILVFDRGRIVEDGAHEELLARQGFYHHLWSMQVGGFLPEKNA from the coding sequence ATGCGCTCCACCCAATCCAAGACCGCCCGCAGTCCGGCCACCGAACCCTCTGTCTTGCCTGACGGCACCATTCGCTTCGTCTGGCATTGTTTGTCTCAATTCAAGACGTGGATTGTTTTAATGCTGTTTTTTGAATTAGGGCAAGCGATCGGCAATATTCTGGTCCCCTATGCAATCAAAAAGATCATGGACGGCGTAACCCACCCTGTTTCAAACGGATCCTTGTGGACCGATCTGGAGAAGCCTCTCTGGTTATTGGCGGCCCTGAATTTATCGGAAATTCTATTCAGCAGAGCCAGCGGTGCCGTATTGATTACGATGGGGCCCAGGCTAAGGCAACATACCGCCAAATCTCTTTATGCCTACTTGCAATACCACTCGCCTCGTTTCTTCAGCGAACATTTCGCAGGGGCCCTGGCTCATCGCATTACCGAAACCGCGGTCAGCCTCAACCATACCTTATGGGCCGTGCTCTGCGATTTCTGGCCGATCGTCATCACTTTCGCGACCTCGGTTGCCCTCCTGTTCGGCGTGCACCGGAATTTGGGACAGTTCGTCGCAGGATGGGTAGTGATTTACGTGCTGGTCTCTTTCTGGCTGGCAACCCGCTGCCAGCCTTATGCGCAAAATTATGCGGCCATGCGCAGCCTGGTCAACGGCAAGATCGTCGATGGCGTCACCAACGTGATGAACGCCAAATTGTTTGCTCGTCTGGATTACGAGCGCCGTTATTTGAACGGTTTTATGGAAAGCGAAGTGAACACGGCCCAGAGCACCTTCTGGTATATGGAGCGAGTCCGCTGGTTTCAATTTACCGCAGCCTCCGCTCTTAAAATCGGAACCGTTTATTATGCACTGGTCCTTTGGGACAAAGGCGTGATCGGAGTCGGCGACTTTACCATGAGCACCGGGCTCGCGCTGTTGATCATCGGCGATGCGCGCAATCTTTCCCGACGCTTTCTGGAGTTTTTCGAATACCTCGGCAATATCGCCAATGGCGTGGATACGATCGTGAAAAAACACGAGATCGTCGATGCAGCCGATGCGAAAGACTTGCAGGTTTCGCATGGGCGAATCGAGTTCCGCAACGTTTATTTCAGCTACGACGGCAAGCTGCCCATCTTCGAAAACATGAATGTCGTTATCGAACCTGGGCAACGCGTAGGTTTGGTGGGTTTCTCCGGCTCCGGAAAATCCACGTTCGTCAACCTGATCCTGCGCAATTACGATCCGCAAGCGGGCCGAATTTTCATTGATGATACCGACATTGCCGAGGTAAGCCAGGATTCCCTGCATCGCAATTTGAGCCTGATACCGCAGGATCCGGCGCTGTTTCACCGAAGCCTGAAAGAAAACATCAGCTACGGACGTCTGGAAGCCAGCGACGAAGAGATTGTTAAAGCCGCGAAATTGGCTCATGCCGACGAATTTATCAGAACCTTGCCGGAGGGCTATGATTCGCTGGTGGGCGAACGGGGCGTCAAACTGTCGGGAGGGCAAAGGCAGCGAATAGCGATCGCCAGAGTCATGCTCAAGGATGCGCCGATCCTCATTCTGGACGAAGCGACTTCAAGCCTGGATTCAATTACGGAAAAAGCCATCCAGGAAAACCTGGACCGGATCGTGGGGCAAAAAACCGTGATCGCCGTTGCCCATCGCCTCTCGACCATTGCCCACCTCGACCGGATTCTTGTGTTCGACCGGGGCCGTATCGTTGAGGACGGCGCTCATGAGGAGTTATTGGCTCGACAGGGTTTTTATCATCATTTATGGAGCATGCAGGTCGGCGGTTTTTTGCCTGAGAAGAATGCCTGA